AGCAAGGTCTGCTTCAGGCTCATGCCGGCCTGGGCGCGGGCCAGGTCATGCTCGACCAGCAGAGTCAGCACGCTCAGGATCACCAGCGCATGCAGGCTGACCACCGTGATGTGCACCGCCAGGCCCGATTCGCCGAACACCCCGGCCGCCAGCGGCACGCCGATCTGCAGGGTGTTGCCGAAGCTGGCCGTGATCGCCTGCACGCAGGGAAGGGCCGGCTCGCTGCGCCCGGCGCCGCGCCAGCGCTGCACGCCGTAGACGATCAGGATCATCGCCAGCAGCGGCGCGAAGAAGGCGCTGACGGTCAGCCAGGGCATGCTGGCGAAATCGACCCGCGCGGTGGTGCGAAACAGCAGGGCCGGCACAAACAGGTAGAAGGCCGCGGCCGACAGCACCCGCGCCGGGTCGCCGCCCTGCCCGCCCGCATCGCGGCCGCCGAGCCAGCGCATATGGCCGACGAACCAGCCGATCGCCACCGTGATGAAGATCGCCAGCAGCTTGTAGAAAACCAACCAGGACATGGCGGCAGTATCGCGCCGGGGGCGGCCGCGGCCGTGCGTGATCGCGCGTATGCGGCGCGGCGCCGTTTGGGTTCAGGACTGCAGCGGCAGCTCCACCTCGAAGCTGAAGCAGCTGCCCTGGCCGGGCGTGGTGCGCACCTCGATCTGGCTGTCCATCAGCCGCATCAGCTGCTGGCTGATCGACAGGCCCAGGCCGGTGCCGCCGTCGCGCCGGCTGGCGTCCGAGACCTGCTCGAAGGGTTGGAACAGGCGCTCCAGCGGCTCGGCGCCGATGCCGATGCCGCTGTCGGCCACCTCCAGGCGCAGGCGCACGCTGCCGGTGCCGCGCGCCACCACGCGCGCGCTCAGCGAGATCCAGCCCTGGTCGGTGAACTTGACCGCGTTGGACAGCAGGTTCAGCACCACCTGGCGCAGGCGCTGGCCGTCGATGCGCACCCGGGTCGGCAGCTCGGGGTCGAGCTCGACGCGGAACTGCAGGCGCTTCTCCTCGGCGCGCAGGCGCACCGAATCGCAGGCCACCTCCAGCAGGCCGCGCAGGTCCACCGCGGCCGGCATCAGCCGCACCTTGCCGGCCTCGATGCTGGCCATGTCCAGCAGGTCCGAGATCAGGCTCAGCAAATGCTCGCCCGAATCGCGGATCAGGTTGATCTTGCCGGACTGGGCCTGGCTCAGGCTGCCGTCCATCTGCAGCAGCTGCGCGAAGCCGAGGATCGCGTTCAGCGGCGTACGGAACTCATGGCTCATCGTCGCCAGGAAGCGGCTCTTGCTCTGGTTCGCGCCCTCGGCGCGCAGCTTGGCCTGGTTCAGCTCCAGGGTGCGTTCGGCCACCAGCTCCTCCAGGTGGTCGCGGTGCTGGGTCAGCTCCTGCTCGGCCAGGCGGCGCTGGGTGATGTCGCTGACCATGCCCTCGATGCGCAGGCCCTCCTCCGCCGCCGCGACGATGTGCACGCTCAGCTCGATCCACAGCTCGCGGCCGTCCAGGGTGCCGACCAGCATCGGCACCTGCTGCAGCACCCGGTGCCGCGCCAGCGCCCGCGCGATGCGGCGGAACTCGGCCGGCTCCACCCGCACCAGCCGGCGCAGGCTGAGCCGCCCGGCCAGCGCCTCCGAGGGCCGGGTGAAGCCCAGCAGCTGGGCCAGCGCGCGGTTCAGGCCCAGCAGGCGGCCGCGGCCATCGGCCTGGAAGATGCCCTCGGTGGCGTTCTCGAACAGGCTGCGGTAGCGCGCCTCCGACAGGCGCAGCCCCTCGGCCGAGCGCTGCAGCTGCGCGCTCATGCTGTTGAAGCGGTGCGTCAGGGTGCCGATCTCGTCCTCGCGCTCCACCGGCAGGGTGGCGCCGAGCTCGCCGCCGGCGACGCGCTGCGCCAGAGCGCCCAGTGCCGCCACCGGACGCGCCACCAGGCGGTGCACCAGCCAGTAGCTGGTGATCATCACCGCCGCCAGCACCGCGGCCAGCAGGCTGGCCACCAGCAGCCGGGTCTGGTTCAGCGCGGCCAGCACCGGCTCGCGGCTGAACACCAGCCGCGCCCGGCCGACCGGCGCCGGCTGCGCCTGCGGCGCGGCCTGGTGCAGGATGTCGGTGCGGCGCTCCAGCGGCTCCACCAGCAGCTGGTCGCGGCGCCGGCGCATCGGCTCGGCGTCGACGCCCAGCGCGCTGACCTCGACCTCGTGCACCTCCGGGTCGGCCATCACCGCGTCCAGCAGGGTGCTCATCGCGGCGGTGTCGAGGTTCCAGATCGGGCCGGCAAAGCCGCGCGCCACCAGCTGGGTGGTGCGGTCTGCGCGCGCCTGCAGCGCCAGGGTCAGGGCCCGCTCCTCGCGCGCGGTCCAGTACCAGCCGATCAGCACCACCAGGATGCTGGCGGCCATGGCAATGCCCGCGATGAAGCGGGTCTGGATGCTCAGCGTCTTTGGCAGCAAGGCCATGCCTCTCCCTTTGCCTCCGCGCGCCACGCGCGGAAGTCCGGAGCGGAGTGTCGCCCAAAAACTAGGGAGCCCCGCCCCAGGGTTCAGCCTGAGTTGGCCCGCCGCATCGCCTCGAATTGCGGCGCCGGCTGCGCCGCGCTCCAGCGCCAGGGCAGCACGCCGGCGCGCCAGAGCCCGCCGCTGACGCGCAGGCGCAGCAGGCGCAGGGCCCCGGGCCAGGGCCCGAAGTCGGCGCCGGGATCGCCGGGCCACAGCAGCTCGGTGCTGGCGCTCAGGTGCAGCAGGCCGCCCTGCTGATAGTCGACGAACAGCAGGCCGGCGCGCGGGTGCAGCTGCAGATTGCCCAGGGTGTTGAAGAACTGATTGCCCGGGTAGTCGGGCAGCAGCAGCTGCAGCGCCCCGCCCTTTTCTTCCTCGACGATGCGCACGAAGCCCGGCTCGCCGCCGCGGTGCGAGACGTCCACGCCCTGCCAGCGCGCCGGGCCGGCGGCGGCGCGCGGCGCGGCGGCGCTGGCGATGAAGACGCTGTCGCTGGCGGCGATCAGCGCGCGCGCCGCCGCATCCAGGCCCGGGCCCAGAACCTGCGCGGCCGTGCGCGGGCCCTGGTGGTCGATCGGCTCGGGCCGGCGCGCCTGGATGTACTTGGGGCAGTTGCCGAAGCTCTGCTGCAGCTCGATATCCAGCCCGCCCGCGGCCAGGCGCCCGCGCAGGCGGCCGTTCATGCGGTTGCGCCGGCGCGTGTGCGGCTCCAGGCCCAGCACGCCGACGGCGGCGCCGATCGCCAGCCGGGACAGCACCGGATCCTCGGCGTCCGGCGCGGCCGCGACATGCATCGAGCGCGCATCGGGCGTGTGCACGAAGCCCGGCGGGCCGCCCAGCATCGTGGCCCAGGGCTGGCCGCTGGCCGGGTCCAGCGCGCCCAGCAGCAGGGTCGGCAGCTTGTCGAACAGCTCGCGGTGCTGGTCCGGCATATGGTCGCGGAACACGATGCGGCCGACCTCGGCCATGCGTTCGCGCACCCCGATGCGGGCCTGCAGGGCCTGCTCGCCGGCGTGGAAGGCGTCGTCGTCGATGTCCATCACAGATGATCCTGGAAGGGGATGAAACCCGGCAGCGCCTCGACCCGGGCCAGCCAGGCGCGGACCTGCGGATAGGGGTCCAGCGGCAGGCCGCCCAGCGCCGCCTGCGAGCTGTAGCTGTAGAGCGAGACATCGGCCAGGCTGGGCCGGGCGCCGGCCATCAGCCAGTCGCGCCCGTCGGCCAGCTCGGCCTCCATGAAGCCAAACAGGGCGCGGCCCTGGACCAGGCTGCGCTCCTCGATGGGCCGACCGACCAGGGCCTGGAAGCGCGCGCTGGCCGGGCCGTAGGCCAGCCAGCTGGCGGCCAGGCTGAACCAGCGCTGCAGCCCGGCCGCGGCCACCGGATCCTGCGGCAGCCAGCCGCCGTCGGGCGCATAGCGCTGCGCCAGGTAGACCAGGATGGCATTGCTGTCGCTCAGCGTCAGCTCGCCGTCCACCAGCACCGGCACCTGCCCGAGCCGGTTCAGCGCCAGGAACTCGGGCCGGCGCTGCTCGCCGGCCTGCAGGTCGACATCGACGGTCTCGTAGTCCAGGCCCAGCAGGGCCAGCATCAGCTCGATGCGGTGGCAATGGCCGGAGCCGGGCAGCTGGTAGAGGCGACGCGGGGCGGGCGAGTGGTTCATCGCAAGGAACTCCTGGAACGGAAGAGCGGGGAAGGAGCCCATACCTTATCTATTGCCAACAACGTTTTGAATACCGATAGTCTGGCTTTCAGAATTTCGCCTCTCGGAACAATGGATCATCTGCACAGCCTGCGCGCCTTGGTCGCCGTCGCCGACGCGGGCGGTTTCGCCGCGGCGGCGCGCCGCCTGGCCTGCTCGCCGCCGGCCGTGACCCGGGCGATCGCGGCGCTGGAGGGCCGGCTGGGCGTACTGCTGCTGCAGCGCAGTACCCGCTCGGTGCGGCTGACCGAGACCGGCGAGCGCTTCCTGCTGGACTGCCGCCGCATCCTGGCCGAGCTGGACGAGGCCGAGCGCGCCGCGGCCGGCGTGCAGGGCGAGGCCCAGGGCCTGCTGGCGATCACCGCGCCGCAGATGTTCGGCCGCCTGCATGTGGCGCCGCTGATCGCGGATTTCCTGCGCGCGCAGCCGCGGGTGCAGATGCGCAGCCTGTTCGTCGACCGCCTGGTCCATCTGCTGGACGAGGGCATGGACGTCGCGGTGCGCATCGCCCATCTGCCCGACTCGGGCCTAACCGCGCTGCCGGTCGGCAGCCTGCGGCGCCTGGTCGTGGCCTCGCCCGACTATCTGGCCCGCGAGGGCCGGCCGCTGACCCCGCAGGACCTGGACCGACACCAGGCGATCGGCTTCTCCTTCGATGCGCTGACGCCCAAGCCCTGGCGCTTCCGTGACGGCCAGGTGGCCCATCCGCGCACCGCCTGGGTCAGCAACAACAACGAGGTCAGCATCGCGGCGGCCGAGGCCGGCCAGGGCCTGACGCGCTGCCTGGCCTACCAGGCGGCCGAGGGGCTGCGCGCCGGGCGCCTGCGGGTGCTGCTGGAGGAATTCGAGCTGCCGCCGGTGCCGGTGCACATCGTCTACCCGGCCGGGCGGCGCGCGCCGGCCAAGGTGCGGACCTTCATCGAGTTCGCGGCCGAGCGCCTGCGCGCCGAGCCCATCTTGCAGGGCGGCGGCTTCTAGGCCGCCACCGCGCGATAGCGCTCGGCCACGCCGCGCCGCAGCGCCGCCAGCGCGGCCGCATCGAACCAGCGCCCGCCGGCCATCACGCCCAGCGGGCGCTCCAGGGTCGAGAGATCGTCCAGCGGGCTGGCCTCGCTGAGGATCAGGTCGGCGCGGGCGCCCGGCAGCAGCTGGCCCGCGGGCGGCTCGCCGAGCTGTCTGCTCAGGAACAGGCCCGGCTCGCGCGTCGCGCTGGCCAGGGCCTGCCAGCGGCTCAGCCCGGCGCGCTCCAGCAGCCGCAGATTGCGGTGCAGAGACAGGCCCGGGAACAGGCCGGCGATGGTCGGGCTGTCGGTGCCGGCCAGCAGCGGCACGCCGGCCTCGGCCAGCGCCCGGGCCAGCCGGCCCAGGAAGGCCAGCCGCGCCTGCAGCCGCGCGTTCTTCGCGACATAGGGGCTGGCGCGCCAGGCCAGGCGGTCGGCCGGCGCCA
This genomic stretch from Roseateles sp. DAIF2 harbors:
- a CDS encoding ATP-binding protein, with the translated sequence MLPKTLSIQTRFIAGIAMAASILVVLIGWYWTAREERALTLALQARADRTTQLVARGFAGPIWNLDTAAMSTLLDAVMADPEVHEVEVSALGVDAEPMRRRRDQLLVEPLERRTDILHQAAPQAQPAPVGRARLVFSREPVLAALNQTRLLVASLLAAVLAAVMITSYWLVHRLVARPVAALGALAQRVAGGELGATLPVEREDEIGTLTHRFNSMSAQLQRSAEGLRLSEARYRSLFENATEGIFQADGRGRLLGLNRALAQLLGFTRPSEALAGRLSLRRLVRVEPAEFRRIARALARHRVLQQVPMLVGTLDGRELWIELSVHIVAAAEEGLRIEGMVSDITQRRLAEQELTQHRDHLEELVAERTLELNQAKLRAEGANQSKSRFLATMSHEFRTPLNAILGFAQLLQMDGSLSQAQSGKINLIRDSGEHLLSLISDLLDMASIEAGKVRLMPAAVDLRGLLEVACDSVRLRAEEKRLQFRVELDPELPTRVRIDGQRLRQVVLNLLSNAVKFTDQGWISLSARVVARGTGSVRLRLEVADSGIGIGAEPLERLFQPFEQVSDASRRDGGTGLGLSISQQLMRLMDSQIEVRTTPGQGSCFSFEVELPLQS
- a CDS encoding pyridoxamine 5'-phosphate oxidase family protein, which gives rise to MDIDDDAFHAGEQALQARIGVRERMAEVGRIVFRDHMPDQHRELFDKLPTLLLGALDPASGQPWATMLGGPPGFVHTPDARSMHVAAAPDAEDPVLSRLAIGAAVGVLGLEPHTRRRNRMNGRLRGRLAAGGLDIELQQSFGNCPKYIQARRPEPIDHQGPRTAAQVLGPGLDAAARALIAASDSVFIASAAAPRAAAGPARWQGVDVSHRGGEPGFVRIVEEEKGGALQLLLPDYPGNQFFNTLGNLQLHPRAGLLFVDYQQGGLLHLSASTELLWPGDPGADFGPWPGALRLLRLRVSGGLWRAGVLPWRWSAAQPAPQFEAMRRANSG
- a CDS encoding LysR substrate-binding domain-containing protein, translated to MDHLHSLRALVAVADAGGFAAAARRLACSPPAVTRAIAALEGRLGVLLLQRSTRSVRLTETGERFLLDCRRILAELDEAERAAAGVQGEAQGLLAITAPQMFGRLHVAPLIADFLRAQPRVQMRSLFVDRLVHLLDEGMDVAVRIAHLPDSGLTALPVGSLRRLVVASPDYLAREGRPLTPQDLDRHQAIGFSFDALTPKPWRFRDGQVAHPRTAWVSNNNEVSIAAAEAGQGLTRCLAYQAAEGLRAGRLRVLLEEFELPPVPVHIVYPAGRRAPAKVRTFIEFAAERLRAEPILQGGGF
- a CDS encoding AEC family transporter — encoded protein: MSWLVFYKLLAIFITVAIGWFVGHMRWLGGRDAGGQGGDPARVLSAAAFYLFVPALLFRTTARVDFASMPWLTVSAFFAPLLAMILIVYGVQRWRGAGRSEPALPCVQAITASFGNTLQIGVPLAAGVFGESGLAVHITVVSLHALVILSVLTLLVEHDLARAQAGMSLKQTLLTTMRNTVIHPVVLPVVAGLVFNGLGLSLPAVLDEVLQLLGTAVVPLCLTLIGMSLAYYGWPRDWRGALGLAGLKLFLLPALVLVVAHWGFGLAGQPLAVIVMLAALPVGSNALIFAQRYQTREMEVTAATVISTLAFVLTAPLWLALLALLALVR
- a CDS encoding glutathione S-transferase family protein; amino-acid sequence: MNHSPAPRRLYQLPGSGHCHRIELMLALLGLDYETVDVDLQAGEQRRPEFLALNRLGQVPVLVDGELTLSDSNAILVYLAQRYAPDGGWLPQDPVAAAGLQRWFSLAASWLAYGPASARFQALVGRPIEERSLVQGRALFGFMEAELADGRDWLMAGARPSLADVSLYSYSSQAALGGLPLDPYPQVRAWLARVEALPGFIPFQDHL